One stretch of Pirellulales bacterium DNA includes these proteins:
- a CDS encoding cupin domain-containing protein: protein MDIRNINEVAAFTTKDGSQIRELLADRNSCIVKQSLAEARLAPGLSTTPHWHPQTEEIYYILEGTALMRIATETRPVGPGDAIAIPPGTEHQITNTGREELRFLCCCAPGYQHDDTVLVEA from the coding sequence ATGGACATCCGCAATATCAACGAAGTGGCAGCTTTCACGACCAAAGACGGATCCCAGATTCGCGAGCTGCTGGCCGATCGCAATTCGTGCATCGTCAAGCAAAGCCTGGCCGAAGCGCGGCTGGCGCCCGGCCTGTCGACGACTCCGCACTGGCACCCGCAGACCGAGGAGATTTATTACATCCTCGAGGGAACAGCCCTGATGCGGATCGCCACCGAAACGCGCCCGGTGGGCCCGGGGGATGCCATCGCCATTCCTCCCGGCACTGAACACCAGATCACAAACACGGGACGCGAAGAACTGCGCTTCCTCTGCTGCTGCGCGCCCGGCTACCAGCACGACGATACGGTGCTGGTCGAAGCGTAA
- a CDS encoding sugar phosphate isomerase/epimerase family protein produces MPPFQIAIKIRNLRLPLKRALQVAHQLGATAVEIDGREEIRPADLSDSGRRQLRKLLDDLNLRVAAVSFPTRRGYNVAESLDERVAATKNVMRMAYELGSSIVVNQVGRVPADAEAPDWPILLEALTDLGAFGQRVGATLTAETGSESGEDLARLIAALPDGSLGVTFNPGNLIINGFIPLDAVAVLGRSILYVHAKDGVRDQARGRGDEVALGRGVADFPAILGALEDFNYRGALCVARDQAEDPAFEIGQAIKFLQSLS; encoded by the coding sequence ATGCCGCCATTTCAAATTGCCATCAAAATACGCAACCTGCGTTTGCCGCTGAAGCGCGCGTTGCAGGTGGCCCATCAATTGGGTGCGACGGCCGTCGAAATCGACGGTCGTGAGGAGATTCGTCCTGCCGATCTTTCCGACTCGGGGCGCCGGCAGTTGCGCAAACTGCTGGATGACCTGAACCTGCGCGTGGCGGCCGTCAGCTTTCCGACGCGGCGTGGCTACAACGTGGCCGAATCGCTCGACGAGCGCGTCGCGGCGACAAAAAATGTCATGCGGATGGCCTACGAATTGGGGAGCTCGATCGTGGTGAACCAGGTGGGCCGTGTGCCGGCCGACGCCGAGGCACCCGATTGGCCCATCCTGCTCGAAGCTCTCACCGATCTCGGCGCGTTTGGGCAACGCGTAGGAGCCACGCTAACGGCTGAAACCGGCAGCGAGAGCGGCGAGGATCTTGCCCGGCTGATCGCGGCGCTGCCGGACGGGTCGTTGGGCGTAACTTTCAATCCCGGCAATCTGATCATCAATGGGTTTATCCCTTTGGATGCCGTGGCGGTGCTGGGCCGCAGTATTCTGTATGTGCACGCCAAAGATGGGGTCCGCGATCAGGCGCGCGGACGCGGCGACGAGGTGGCGCTGGGGCGCGGTGTGGCGGACTTTCCGGCGATCCTGGGGGCCCTGGAAGATTTCAACTATCGCGGGGCTCTGTGCGTCGCGCGCGACCAGGCCGAAGACCCGGCGTTCGAAATCGGCCAGGCCATCAAGTTTCTACAGAGTCTTAGTTAA
- the rsmD gene encoding 16S rRNA (guanine(966)-N(2))-methyltransferase RsmD, protein MRSKDSDVNRPSRSARNPPRDDPPASSPTPLRIIGGMYARRRLKYTGDVRTRPMKDRVREAVFNLVGPSVVGAHAIDLFAGTGALGLEALSRGAAQATFIEQHFPTAAVIRENIATLQVAAGTQVVPANTFIWARRLPDLGSTPWVVFCSPPYDFYVSRAEEIITMLTHLWQAAPAGSTFVVEADERFDFATLPGPADWDVREYRPARVGIQRK, encoded by the coding sequence GTGCGCTCAAAGGACTCCGACGTGAACCGCCCCTCACGGTCTGCACGCAATCCGCCGCGTGACGACCCCCCAGCGTCGAGCCCTACCCCCCTGCGGATAATCGGGGGCATGTACGCGCGGCGCCGGCTCAAATACACCGGCGACGTACGCACGCGCCCGATGAAGGATCGTGTGCGCGAGGCTGTTTTCAATCTGGTCGGTCCGTCGGTCGTCGGCGCACACGCTATCGACCTGTTTGCCGGTACCGGAGCGCTCGGGCTCGAAGCCCTCAGCCGCGGCGCCGCACAGGCCACCTTCATCGAACAGCACTTTCCCACGGCCGCGGTGATTCGTGAAAATATCGCCACGTTACAAGTGGCGGCCGGCACGCAGGTTGTTCCCGCCAACACATTTATTTGGGCAAGACGTCTGCCCGACCTGGGTTCCACTCCCTGGGTGGTCTTTTGTTCCCCTCCCTACGACTTCTACGTCAGCCGCGCCGAAGAGATCATCACCATGCTAACGCACTTGTGGCAGGCTGCGCCCGCCGGAAGTACGTTCGTCGTCGAGGCTGACGAGCGTTTCGATTTTGCCACGCTGCCCGGGCCCGCCGATTGGGATGTGCGCGAATACCGTCCGGCACGCGTCGGCATCCAACGTAAATAA